From the Sphingomonas mesophila genome, one window contains:
- the bla gene encoding class A beta-lactamase, with product MFALLLLSAPPPVATAFAQSAPVAAPARAPAGLEQRIDQLGQSFDGTVGIAVRSVGDGWRTGWRETELCPQQSVSKFWVALAAMEAVDRGQVSLGDRVTLRRDDLTLFHQPIASRILGGGATVTLEELLVEALTKSDNTANDKLMRSIGGPTAVRSFISRHQLGAIRFYDGERALQSRIAGLIWSQNYSIGDAFYKAREALPLAARRAAFERYLADPYDGATAGAIVDALARLKRGELLSPASTARLLTIMGNTKTGANRLKGGLKPGWSLSHKTGTGQVLGATQAGYNDIGVLTAPDGASYAVAVMIKRTATPLEVRMTLMNDVVRAVIAAHEQRAAGRSAL from the coding sequence TTGTTCGCCCTTCTCCTGCTCTCCGCGCCGCCGCCAGTTGCCACCGCCTTCGCCCAGTCCGCGCCGGTCGCCGCCCCTGCCCGTGCACCCGCTGGGCTCGAGCAGCGAATCGATCAATTGGGCCAGTCGTTCGACGGCACGGTCGGGATCGCGGTGCGCTCGGTCGGCGATGGCTGGCGCACCGGCTGGCGCGAAACCGAATTGTGCCCGCAGCAGAGCGTCAGCAAATTCTGGGTCGCGCTGGCGGCGATGGAGGCGGTCGACCGCGGCCAAGTGTCGCTCGGCGACCGCGTGACCCTGCGCCGCGACGACCTCACCTTGTTTCACCAGCCGATCGCCAGCCGGATCCTCGGCGGCGGCGCGACCGTCACGCTCGAGGAGTTGCTGGTCGAAGCGCTGACCAAGAGCGACAATACCGCCAACGACAAGTTGATGCGCTCGATCGGCGGGCCGACCGCGGTGCGCAGCTTCATCAGTCGCCACCAATTGGGCGCGATCCGCTTTTACGACGGCGAGCGGGCGCTTCAGTCGCGCATTGCCGGGCTGATCTGGAGCCAGAATTATTCGATCGGCGACGCCTTCTACAAGGCACGCGAGGCGCTTCCGCTGGCAGCACGGCGGGCGGCCTTCGAGCGCTACCTCGCCGATCCCTACGACGGCGCGACCGCCGGGGCGATCGTCGACGCACTCGCTCGGCTGAAGCGCGGCGAACTTCTGTCGCCCGCCTCGACCGCCCGGCTGCTGACCATCATGGGCAACACCAAGACCGGCGCCAATCGCCTCAAGGGCGGGCTCAAGCCGGGCTGGAGCCTCAGCCACAAGACCGGCACCGGCCAGGTACTAGGAGCGACCCAAGCCGGTTATAACGACATCGGCGTGCTGACCGCGCCCGACGGCGCGAGCTATGCGGTGGCGGTGATGATCAAGCGCACCGCGACGCCGCTGGAAGTGCGCATGACGCTGATGAACGACGTCGTGCGGGCGGTGATCGCGGCGCACGAGCAGCGCGCGGCGGGCCGGTCGGCGCTCTAG
- a CDS encoding DUF6491 family protein has translation MIRSGALTMAILSGALLAGCTAAPPFAAGPYQTAQGGPRQCFYANNVSGFRQGPGDIVYVNTNARDYYELRTLNYCAARLDFEHRIALRSRSGGFICSGLDAEIYVPDALGATYCPVRSVRKLAPAEVAALRAARR, from the coding sequence ATGATCCGCAGCGGCGCACTGACGATGGCGATCCTGAGCGGCGCTTTGCTCGCCGGCTGTACTGCCGCTCCACCGTTCGCGGCCGGCCCTTACCAGACCGCGCAAGGCGGGCCGCGCCAATGCTTCTATGCCAACAACGTCAGTGGCTTTCGCCAGGGGCCCGGCGACATCGTCTACGTCAACACCAATGCGCGGGATTATTACGAGCTTCGGACGCTGAACTATTGCGCCGCGCGGCTCGATTTCGAGCATCGGATCGCGCTCCGCTCGCGCTCGGGCGGGTTCATCTGCTCGGGGCTAGACGCGGAGATCTATGTCCCCGACGCGCTCGGCGCGACCTATTGCCCGGTGCGCTCGGTGCGCAAGCTGGCGCCGGCGGAGGTCGCCGCACTGCGCGCCGCGCGGCGCTGA
- a CDS encoding tetratricopeptide repeat protein → MSEAERAAIQRFEADVIAPSMKGLVILQFTAEWCGPCKQLSPVLDKLAADYAAKGVTLARIDVDTDKLIAAQFRIQSVPTVFALYQGQPVADLTQYRTEGQLTRVLDQLLAQLPPSGAEADLKAEVAPLLAMAEEVLEAGDPTRAANILAQVREMAPDDPEVAATLARALIGDKRPDEARALLDSLPEAAASNPAVARARAALELAAAPAADTSAEEARLAADPDDHEARLAIANAAIAAGDRDRAADELLEIVARDREWNEGAARAQLLKLLEAAGFEDPWGRAVRRRLSALLFT, encoded by the coding sequence ATGAGCGAGGCCGAACGGGCGGCGATCCAGCGGTTCGAGGCGGACGTCATCGCGCCGTCGATGAAGGGCCTGGTGATCCTTCAGTTCACCGCCGAATGGTGCGGCCCGTGCAAGCAATTGTCGCCCGTGCTCGACAAGCTCGCGGCGGACTATGCGGCCAAGGGCGTGACACTGGCGCGGATCGACGTCGACACCGACAAGTTGATCGCGGCGCAATTCCGCATCCAGTCGGTGCCGACGGTGTTCGCGCTGTACCAGGGCCAGCCGGTCGCCGACCTCACCCAATATCGCACCGAGGGCCAGCTGACGCGGGTGCTCGACCAATTGCTTGCCCAGCTCCCGCCGAGCGGAGCCGAGGCCGACCTCAAGGCCGAGGTCGCGCCGCTGCTGGCGATGGCCGAGGAGGTCCTCGAGGCGGGCGATCCGACACGCGCTGCCAACATCCTTGCCCAAGTGCGCGAGATGGCGCCGGACGATCCCGAAGTCGCTGCCACGCTGGCCCGCGCGCTGATCGGTGACAAGAGGCCGGACGAAGCGCGCGCCTTACTCGACAGCTTGCCCGAGGCCGCGGCGAGCAACCCGGCCGTGGCCCGCGCGCGGGCCGCGCTGGAGCTGGCCGCCGCTCCCGCCGCCGACACCAGCGCCGAGGAAGCGCGCCTGGCCGCCGATCCCGACGACCACGAGGCGCGGCTGGCGATCGCCAATGCCGCGATCGCCGCCGGAGATCGCGACCGCGCCGCCGACGAGCTGCTCGAGATCGTGGCCCGCGACCGCGAATGGAACGAGGGCGCCGCGCGCGCGCAATTGCTCAAGCTGCTCGAGGCCGCCGGGTTCGAGGATCCATGGGGGCGGGCCGTCCGCCGCCGCCTCTCGGCGCTGCTGTTCACCTGA
- a CDS encoding LON peptidase substrate-binding domain-containing protein: MSKRLQRVPLFPLAGAILFPRAHLPLHIFEDRYRAMVEDALAGSARIAMIQPADEGDPPSLYPVGCVGELVGVEELDDGRFNIMLLGSQRFRLIAEADGGTPYRQADIDLEAFDDSEPEPLALAERAEVEREARRFGDSLGLDVDWDAVARLDDEMLVNAIAQVAPFDHGAKQALLEADSLSGRADLVVQLMQFQRLAPGGADIAQTLQ; this comes from the coding sequence ATGTCGAAGCGCCTCCAGCGCGTGCCCTTGTTTCCCCTCGCCGGGGCGATCCTGTTCCCGCGCGCGCATCTGCCGCTGCACATCTTCGAGGACCGCTATCGCGCGATGGTCGAGGATGCGCTGGCCGGGTCGGCGCGGATCGCGATGATCCAGCCGGCCGACGAGGGCGATCCGCCGTCGCTCTACCCGGTCGGCTGCGTCGGCGAATTGGTCGGGGTCGAGGAACTCGACGACGGGCGGTTCAACATCATGCTGCTGGGCTCGCAGCGCTTCCGACTGATCGCAGAGGCCGACGGCGGGACGCCCTATCGGCAGGCGGACATCGACCTTGAGGCGTTCGACGACAGCGAGCCGGAACCCCTCGCTTTGGCCGAGCGCGCCGAGGTCGAGCGCGAGGCGCGGCGGTTTGGCGATTCGCTCGGGCTCGACGTCGATTGGGACGCGGTGGCGCGGCTCGACGACGAGATGCTGGTCAATGCGATCGCCCAGGTCGCGCCGTTCGACCACGGCGCCAAGCAGGCGCTGCTCGAGGCCGACAGCCTGTCCGGGCGCGCCGACCTGGTTGTCCAGCTGATGCAGTTCCAGCGCCTTGCGCCCGGCGGCGCGGACATCGCGCAAACCCTGCAATGA
- a CDS encoding FAD-dependent monooxygenase: MERSDVIILGGGLVGLALAAALDSAGLTSVVVDPVDPSRWNDSKFDGRTSAVSSSSRRMFETTAVSTHLPEPGCPIRAIRVADGLEPGGLAFEPPEGDDEPLGWMHENRHLRAALKARAEAGPNITLRWSSKAVDVDRGEHGVKVRLDDGTELSAPLLVAAEGRNSPTREAAGIRLARWRYDHSAIVATFAHERPHDHVAWEIFYPTGPFALLPMTDLDGAPRSAIVWSVKADDAAGYLALTDAEFAAEAEAAMGGFLGRVRTLTARSSYPLGFHHAERITDRRLALVGDSAHAIHPIAGQGLNLGFRDAAALAQVLVEGARLGLDPGDRQLLDRYQRWRSLDTTMVAAATDGLTRLYGVPGKLPSLVRRAGMALTGRIGPLRDRLAAEARGTTGDLPLLLRGLPI, encoded by the coding sequence ATGGAGCGAAGCGACGTCATCATCCTCGGCGGCGGCCTCGTCGGCCTCGCGCTGGCGGCCGCCCTCGACTCCGCCGGCCTCACCTCGGTGGTCGTCGACCCGGTCGACCCAAGTCGCTGGAACGACAGCAAATTTGACGGCCGCACCAGCGCCGTCTCGTCCTCGTCGCGGCGCATGTTCGAAACCACTGCAGTGTCCACTCACCTGCCCGAACCCGGCTGCCCGATCCGCGCCATCCGCGTCGCCGACGGCCTCGAGCCCGGCGGTCTGGCGTTCGAACCGCCGGAGGGCGACGACGAGCCCTTGGGCTGGATGCACGAGAACCGCCACCTCCGCGCCGCGCTTAAGGCCCGCGCCGAGGCCGGCCCGAACATCACCCTGCGCTGGAGCTCGAAGGCGGTCGACGTCGATCGCGGCGAGCATGGCGTGAAGGTCCGGCTCGACGACGGGACCGAGCTTTCCGCGCCGCTGCTGGTCGCCGCCGAAGGCCGCAACTCGCCGACCCGCGAGGCCGCCGGGATCCGACTCGCCCGCTGGCGCTACGATCACAGCGCGATCGTCGCGACCTTCGCCCACGAGCGGCCACATGACCATGTCGCGTGGGAAATCTTCTATCCCACCGGCCCCTTCGCTTTGCTGCCGATGACCGATCTCGACGGCGCGCCGCGCTCGGCGATCGTGTGGTCGGTGAAGGCCGACGATGCGGCCGGCTACCTCGCGCTCACCGACGCCGAGTTCGCCGCGGAGGCTGAGGCGGCGATGGGCGGCTTCCTCGGCAGGGTCCGGACCCTCACCGCGCGCTCGTCCTACCCGCTCGGATTCCACCATGCCGAGCGGATCACCGACCGCCGCCTGGCGCTGGTCGGCGATTCGGCCCACGCCATCCACCCGATCGCCGGCCAGGGCCTCAACCTCGGTTTCCGCGATGCCGCCGCATTGGCGCAGGTGCTGGTCGAGGGCGCCCGGCTCGGGCTCGATCCCGGCGACCGCCAATTGCTCGATCGCTACCAGCGCTGGCGCAGCCTCGACACGACGATGGTCGCCGCCGCCACCGACGGCCTCACCCGGCTGTACGGCGTGCCGGGCAAGCTTCCCTCGCTGGTTCGCCGCGCCGGGATGGCGCTGACTGGCCGCATTGGCCCGCTTCGCGACCGCCTCGCCGCCGAAGCGCGCGGCACCACCGGCGATCTCCCCTTGCTGCTGCGCGGCCTGCCGATCTAG
- a CDS encoding DNA translocase FtsK 4TM domain-containing protein — protein sequence MATAAERARKRDLGPDWRETLRASLRLLAMRAGGTILAALSIALALALATHDAVDPSFSTAAGGPPVNWVGSFGAYSSDLLLMLFGPAAIFLLPVIGIAGARLMRGASAGRIGRGLLIALAAMLLVGVALGMLSGSSVSGLPAGWGGALGLAGAKGVSGLIALIDNPAIAGPLRLAVIAILLVGGLMVAAMSLGLREEEKAWLGGLFRRGAERPAKPPRRTAEQRQDNEAVAPPRSRPSVAVSEPTRAIAPAVKSAPRKGKAVAAGQASLALGDNYVLPAIELLSPPPPGDRKQVDRAGLERNARLLESVLEDFHVRGDIVEVRPGPVVTMYELEPASGIKASRVIQLADDIARNMSALSARVATIPGRSVIGIELPNPKREMVALSELVGSQAFADQAMSLPLILGKNIAGDPVIADLAPMPHLLVAGTTGSGKSVGLNCMILSLLYRMGPDECRMIMIDPKMLELSVYDDIPHLLSPVVTEPGKAIRALKWTVEQMEERYRMMASLGVRQLSSFNQKVRDSRAKGAKLGRRVQTGYDADTGQPVYETEELEYEVLPQIVVIVDELADLMMTAGKEVEFLIQRLAQKARAAGIHLIMATQRPSVDVITGVIKANLPTRISFQVTSKIDSRTILGEQGAEQLLGKGDMLYMPGGKQILRVHGPFVSDDEVRAVADHWRKQGVPDYNQAVTEEPEDGGYALDGAPVGDDDPETQMYRKAVQIVAESQKASTSYIQRQLRIGYNSAARLIERMEKDGLVGAPDHVGRREVLIDMDGHPI from the coding sequence ATGGCGACCGCCGCCGAGCGGGCGCGAAAGCGCGACTTGGGACCGGACTGGCGCGAAACGCTGCGCGCCTCGCTGCGGCTGCTGGCGATGCGCGCCGGCGGAACAATCCTGGCCGCCCTCAGCATCGCGCTGGCGCTGGCGCTGGCGACCCACGACGCGGTCGACCCGAGCTTCTCGACCGCCGCCGGCGGCCCGCCGGTCAATTGGGTCGGATCGTTCGGAGCCTATTCGAGCGACCTCCTGCTGATGCTGTTCGGACCGGCGGCGATCTTCCTGCTGCCGGTGATCGGGATCGCCGGAGCGCGGTTGATGCGCGGCGCGAGCGCGGGACGGATCGGCCGCGGGCTGCTGATCGCGCTGGCCGCAATGCTGCTGGTCGGGGTCGCGCTCGGAATGCTGTCCGGAAGCTCGGTCTCCGGACTTCCGGCGGGGTGGGGCGGAGCGCTCGGCCTGGCCGGCGCCAAGGGCGTCAGCGGGCTCATCGCGCTGATCGACAATCCGGCCATCGCCGGTCCGCTGCGGCTGGCGGTGATCGCCATCCTGCTGGTCGGCGGACTGATGGTCGCGGCGATGTCGCTCGGCCTGCGCGAGGAGGAGAAGGCGTGGCTCGGCGGACTGTTCCGGCGCGGAGCGGAACGCCCGGCCAAGCCGCCGCGGCGCACCGCCGAGCAGCGCCAGGACAATGAGGCCGTCGCGCCGCCGCGTTCGCGGCCGTCGGTGGCGGTGAGCGAGCCGACCCGCGCCATCGCCCCGGCGGTCAAATCCGCGCCGCGCAAGGGCAAGGCCGTCGCCGCGGGGCAGGCCAGCCTGGCGCTGGGCGACAATTACGTGCTTCCGGCGATCGAACTGCTGAGCCCGCCGCCGCCTGGCGACCGCAAGCAGGTCGACCGCGCCGGGCTGGAGCGCAACGCCCGCCTGCTCGAAAGCGTGCTCGAGGATTTCCACGTCCGCGGCGACATCGTCGAGGTCCGCCCCGGGCCGGTGGTGACGATGTACGAGCTCGAGCCGGCGAGCGGAATCAAGGCGAGCCGGGTGATCCAGCTGGCCGACGACATCGCCCGCAACATGAGCGCGCTGTCGGCGCGCGTCGCGACCATCCCCGGGCGCAGCGTGATCGGGATCGAATTGCCCAACCCCAAGCGCGAGATGGTCGCGCTCAGCGAGCTGGTCGGTAGCCAGGCGTTCGCCGACCAGGCGATGAGCCTGCCGCTGATCCTGGGCAAGAACATCGCCGGCGACCCGGTCATCGCCGATCTGGCGCCGATGCCGCATCTGCTGGTCGCCGGCACCACCGGATCGGGCAAGTCGGTAGGGCTCAACTGCATGATTCTCTCCCTGCTCTACCGCATGGGCCCGGACGAGTGCCGGATGATCATGATCGACCCGAAGATGCTCGAACTCAGCGTCTACGACGACATCCCGCACCTGCTGTCGCCGGTGGTGACCGAACCGGGCAAGGCGATCCGGGCGCTCAAATGGACCGTCGAGCAGATGGAGGAGCGGTATCGCATGATGGCCAGCCTCGGCGTCCGGCAATTGTCGAGCTTCAACCAGAAGGTGCGCGACTCGCGCGCCAAGGGCGCCAAGCTCGGACGGCGGGTGCAGACCGGGTACGATGCCGACACCGGCCAGCCGGTCTATGAGACCGAAGAGCTGGAATATGAGGTGCTGCCGCAGATCGTGGTGATCGTCGACGAGCTGGCCGATCTGATGATGACCGCCGGCAAGGAGGTCGAATTCCTGATCCAGCGGCTGGCGCAGAAGGCGCGCGCGGCCGGCATCCACCTCATCATGGCCACCCAGCGGCCGTCGGTCGACGTCATCACCGGCGTGATCAAGGCCAATCTGCCGACCCGAATCAGCTTCCAGGTGACGAGCAAGATCGATTCGCGCACCATCCTCGGCGAACAGGGCGCCGAACAGCTGCTGGGCAAGGGCGACATGCTGTACATGCCCGGCGGCAAGCAGATTTTGCGCGTCCACGGCCCGTTCGTCAGCGACGACGAGGTGCGCGCGGTCGCCGACCATTGGCGCAAGCAGGGCGTGCCCGATTACAACCAGGCGGTGACCGAGGAGCCCGAGGACGGCGGCTATGCGCTCGACGGCGCCCCTGTCGGCGACGACGACCCCGAGACGCAGATGTACCGCAAGGCGGTGCAGATCGTCGCCGAGAGCCAGAAGGCCTCGACCAGCTACATCCAGCGGCAATTGCGAATCGGCTACAACAGCGCGGCGCGCCTGATCGAGCGGATGGAAAAGGACGGGCTGGTCGGCGCCCCCGACCACGTCGGCCGCCGCGAAGTGCTGATCGACATGGACGGCCACCCGATCTGA
- a CDS encoding LolA family protein: MTFPTLAARLAAPLAIVALAAPAAAQSSDLAKVEAHLNSAQSMTANFVQTDAKGRQLSGTLSLKRPGRIRFEYGRGANMLLVGNGKTLTFVDYEVNQKSSWAISKSPLSVLLSGNPDLDRIAKVVPNGDPRVLIVRARDARRPEFGTLVLGFIRSPAAPGGLLLQGWTAIDAQNKRTKVTLTNQRYNVAVPESAFTYKEPRKP; the protein is encoded by the coding sequence ATGACTTTCCCGACCCTTGCCGCGCGCCTGGCGGCGCCGCTGGCGATCGTCGCCCTTGCTGCCCCGGCGGCGGCTCAGTCGAGCGACCTCGCCAAGGTCGAGGCGCACCTCAATTCGGCGCAGTCGATGACCGCCAATTTCGTCCAGACCGACGCCAAGGGCCGCCAGCTGTCCGGTACGCTGTCGCTCAAGCGGCCGGGGCGGATCCGCTTCGAATATGGCCGCGGCGCCAACATGCTGCTGGTCGGCAACGGCAAGACGCTGACCTTCGTCGACTATGAAGTGAACCAGAAGTCGAGCTGGGCGATCTCCAAATCGCCGCTGTCGGTGCTGCTGTCGGGCAATCCCGACCTCGACCGCATCGCCAAGGTCGTGCCGAACGGCGACCCGCGCGTGCTGATCGTGCGGGCGCGCGATGCCCGCCGGCCAGAGTTCGGGACGCTGGTGCTGGGCTTCATCCGCTCGCCCGCCGCGCCCGGCGGACTGCTGCTGCAGGGCTGGACGGCGATCGACGCGCAGAACAAGAGGACCAAGGTGACGCTGACCAACCAGCGCTACAATGTCGCCGTTCCGGAGAGCGCGTTCACCTACAAGGAACCGCGCAAGCCGTGA
- a CDS encoding exodeoxyribonuclease III codes for MTRLKIASWNINSVRARAPIIAQLIADEQPDILCLQETKAEDHVFPAELFHGLGYTHRKLNGQRMHHGVAILSRLPLHDEGRHDWQDNGEARHIGARLDCGIRIENVYVPAGGDTPDRTLNPKFGQKLDFIERMTRWSEGLREPTLIVGDFNVAPLECDVWSHKALLDVVSHTPVEVAALGRLQAAHEWVDLGRHFIPAPERNFTWWSYRSLDFTKNDRGRRLDHMWCSPGLAPQASAHRVLEPCRSWQRPSDHVPLVVEFEL; via the coding sequence GTGACCCGTCTCAAGATCGCCAGCTGGAACATCAATTCGGTGCGCGCCCGAGCGCCGATCATCGCGCAGCTGATCGCCGACGAGCAGCCCGATATCCTGTGCCTCCAGGAGACCAAGGCCGAGGACCATGTGTTTCCGGCCGAGCTGTTCCACGGGCTCGGCTACACCCACCGCAAGCTCAACGGCCAGCGCATGCACCACGGCGTGGCGATCCTGTCGCGGCTGCCGCTGCACGACGAGGGGCGGCACGACTGGCAGGACAATGGCGAGGCGCGGCACATCGGCGCCCGGCTCGACTGCGGGATCCGCATCGAGAACGTCTATGTGCCGGCGGGCGGCGACACGCCGGACCGCACGCTCAACCCCAAGTTCGGCCAGAAGCTCGACTTCATCGAGCGCATGACGCGCTGGTCCGAGGGACTTCGCGAGCCGACCCTGATCGTCGGCGACTTCAACGTCGCGCCGCTGGAATGCGACGTGTGGAGCCACAAGGCGCTGCTCGACGTGGTCAGCCATACGCCGGTCGAGGTCGCGGCGCTGGGGCGGCTTCAGGCGGCGCACGAGTGGGTCGATCTCGGCCGCCATTTCATCCCCGCGCCCGAGCGCAACTTCACCTGGTGGAGCTATCGCTCGCTCGACTTCACCAAGAACGACCGCGGGCGGCGGCTGGACCATATGTGGTGCAGCCCGGGCCTTGCGCCGCAGGCGAGCGCGCACCGCGTGCTCGAGCCGTGCCGAAGCTGGCAGCGGCCGAGCGACCATGTGCCGCTGGTGGTGGAATTCGAGCTGTGA
- the ribA gene encoding GTP cyclohydrolase II — MSGSALERAIAALRGGLAVRVGALVVRSVETGRVEAAADVLVSGERAAALGLGNQIAVDGSAPTVIARAEWLDAEAVRAIVDPSRDFDRFLGGPLETKAVGDAESARAALRLARLAGLLPALWIEVGAADAEVMPDDILTGARVTVAVRARLPLEEIGEAQIVAFREDGTGAEHVALVIGAWGEAPPLVRLHSECLTGDVFGSLKCDCGPQLREALRMIAAAGGGVLLYLRQEGRGIGLVNKIRAYALQDRGLDTVDANRRLGFADDERDHGVAAAMLRALKIDAVRLLTNNPAKVAGLEAAGVAVVERVGHHMPVNPHNADYVATKRARSGHLD; from the coding sequence GTGAGCGGGAGTGCGCTGGAGCGCGCGATCGCGGCGCTGCGCGGCGGGCTGGCGGTGCGGGTCGGCGCGTTGGTGGTGCGCTCGGTCGAGACCGGGCGGGTCGAGGCCGCGGCCGATGTGCTGGTCAGCGGCGAGCGGGCGGCGGCGTTGGGGCTCGGCAACCAGATCGCGGTCGACGGCAGCGCGCCGACGGTGATCGCGCGGGCCGAGTGGCTGGACGCGGAGGCGGTGCGCGCGATCGTCGACCCGAGCCGCGATTTCGACCGGTTTTTGGGCGGCCCGCTGGAGACGAAGGCGGTGGGCGATGCCGAAAGCGCTCGGGCGGCGCTCAGGCTGGCGCGGCTGGCGGGGCTGCTTCCGGCGCTCTGGATCGAGGTGGGCGCGGCGGACGCGGAAGTCATGCCAGACGACATTCTGACCGGGGCTAGGGTGACCGTCGCCGTGCGTGCGCGGCTGCCGCTCGAGGAAATCGGCGAGGCGCAGATCGTCGCCTTTCGCGAGGACGGCACGGGCGCGGAGCATGTCGCGCTGGTGATCGGCGCGTGGGGCGAGGCGCCGCCGCTGGTGCGGCTGCACAGCGAGTGTCTGACCGGAGACGTGTTCGGCAGCCTCAAATGCGACTGCGGGCCGCAATTGCGCGAGGCGCTGCGGATGATCGCGGCGGCGGGCGGCGGAGTGCTGCTCTATTTGCGCCAGGAGGGGCGCGGGATCGGGCTGGTCAACAAGATCCGCGCCTATGCGCTGCAGGACCGCGGGCTCGACACGGTCGATGCCAACCGCCGGCTGGGGTTCGCCGACGACGAGCGCGATCATGGCGTGGCGGCGGCGATGCTGCGGGCGCTGAAGATCGACGCGGTGCGGCTGCTGACCAACAACCCGGCCAAGGTCGCGGGATTGGAGGCGGCGGGGGTGGCGGTGGTCGAGCGGGTCGGCCACCATATGCCGGTCAATCCGCACAACGCCGATTATGTCGCGACCAAACGGGCGCGCAGCGGGCACCTCGATTAG
- a CDS encoding YggS family pyridoxal phosphate-dependent enzyme, with translation MPPADRLSEIRARIARAAALAQRDPAEITLIAVTKTRSPAEIEALIAAGQRDFGENRVQEAADKWPALKARHPGIRLHMIGRLQSNKAAQAADLFDSIHSLDRPSLLDALAAIPDPPGCFVQVNIGAEPQKGGVEIDALPEFLNQVRAAGLPLSGLMAIPPDGHQAGPYFALLAKLARRHGVSGLSMGMSGDFETAVMLGATHVRVGSALFDD, from the coding sequence ATGCCCCCCGCCGACCGCCTATCCGAAATCCGCGCCCGCATCGCCCGCGCCGCAGCCCTCGCCCAGCGCGACCCGGCCGAAATCACCCTCATCGCCGTCACCAAGACCCGCTCGCCAGCCGAAATCGAAGCCCTGATCGCCGCCGGCCAGCGCGATTTCGGCGAGAATCGGGTGCAGGAAGCGGCCGACAAATGGCCCGCGCTCAAGGCCCGCCACCCCGGCATCCGGCTGCACATGATCGGCCGCCTGCAGTCCAACAAGGCGGCGCAGGCGGCCGACCTCTTCGACTCGATCCACTCGCTCGACCGCCCAAGCCTGCTCGACGCCCTCGCCGCCATCCCCGATCCGCCCGGCTGCTTCGTCCAGGTCAACATCGGCGCCGAGCCGCAAAAGGGCGGAGTTGAGATCGACGCGCTGCCAGAGTTCCTCAACCAGGTCCGCGCCGCCGGCCTCCCGCTCTCCGGACTGATGGCGATCCCGCCCGACGGCCATCAGGCCGGTCCTTATTTCGCGCTCCTCGCCAAGCTCGCGCGGCGTCATGGCGTCAGCGGCCTCAGCATGGGCATGAGCGGCGATTTCGAGACCGCGGTGATGCTCGGCGCGACCCACGTGCGAGTCGGCAGCGCGCTGTTCGACGACTAA
- a CDS encoding DUF3576 domain-containing protein produces the protein MTRLPHSLLVVLALAPVASACSTNREAPVTLAPARMTSIGVNAYLWRAAVDTVSFAPLLQADANSGVIITDWYASPTNPGERIKLTVSILDQELRADALRVAASRQINQGGTWVDAPVAAATVQKLEDIILTRARDLRRTTIGG, from the coding sequence ATGACCCGCCTCCCCCATAGCCTGCTCGTGGTGCTCGCACTGGCGCCGGTCGCAAGCGCCTGCTCGACCAACCGCGAGGCGCCGGTGACGCTCGCCCCGGCGCGCATGACCAGCATCGGGGTCAACGCCTATCTGTGGCGCGCGGCGGTCGACACCGTCTCGTTCGCGCCGTTGCTGCAGGCCGACGCCAACAGCGGGGTGATCATCACCGACTGGTACGCCAGCCCGACCAACCCCGGCGAGCGGATCAAGCTCACCGTCTCGATCCTCGACCAGGAACTGCGCGCCGACGCGCTGCGAGTCGCCGCCAGCCGCCAGATCAACCAGGGCGGGACCTGGGTCGACGCGCCGGTCGCCGCGGCCACCGTCCAGAAGCTGGAAGACATCATCCTGACCCGCGCCCGCGACCTGCGCCGCACGACCATCGGCGGCTAG